The proteins below are encoded in one region of Triticum aestivum cultivar Chinese Spring chromosome 1B, IWGSC CS RefSeq v2.1, whole genome shotgun sequence:
- the LOC123090534 gene encoding protein FIZZY-RELATED 2 — protein sequence HARCAIYSDRFIPSRTGSNLALFDLAPAPSSSASGSAAPPSPYCVLLRAALFGPDTPDRLASSAGASSSSAASPVGSPAGGNIFRFKAEVPRNAKRALFVGGDDQDLLFPGIFTPKGSGPRKIPRSPYKVLDAPALQDDFYLNLVDWSSHNVLSVRLGNCVYLWNACSSKVTKLCDLGADDTVCSVSWAQRGTHLAVGTNQGTVQIWDATRCKRMRTMESHRMRVGALAWNSSLLSSGSRDKNILHHDLHGLLASGGGTADRCIRFWNTTTNTHLSSMDTGSQVCNLVWSKNVNELVSTHGYSQNQIIVWRYPTMSKLATLTGHTFRVLYLAISPDGQTIVTGAGDETLRFWNVFPSPKSQSSDSLSSIGATSFVRSYIR from the exons cacgCGCGGTGCGCCATCTACAGCGACCGCTTCATCCCCAGCCGCACCGGATCCAACCTCGCGCTCTTCGACCTCgccccggccccctcctcctccgcctccggatCTGCCGCTCCCCCCTCACCCTACTGCGTGCTCCTCCGCGCGGCGCTCTTCGGGCCCGACACGCCCGACCGCCTCGCCTCCTCcgccggggcctcctcctcctccgcggcctcccCCGTCGGCTCCCCCGCCGGCGGCAACATATTCCGCTTCAAGGCCGAGGTGCCGAGGAACGCCAAGCGGGCGCTCTTCGTCGGCGGGGACGACCAGGACCTGCTCTTCCCCGGCATCTTCACCCCCAAGGGCTCCGGCCCCAGGAAGATCCCCAGGTCGCCCTACAAG GTGCTGGATGCGCCCGCATTGCAGGACGACTTCTACCTCAACCTCGTGGATTGGTCTTCGCACAATGTCCTCTCGGTCAGATTGGGGAATTGCGTCTACCTGTGGAATGCATGCAGCAGCAAG GTCACCAAGCTCTGCGATTTGGGGGCGGACGACACCGTTTGTTCCGTGAGTTGGGCGCAGCGTGGCACCCACCTGGCTGTAGGGACTAACCAAGGCACCGTCCAG atatGGGATGCAACACGCTGTAAAAGAATGAGAACCATGGAAAGCCATCGCATGCGAGTAGGTGCTCTTGCATGGAACTCTTCATTGCTTTCTTCTGGCAGTCGTGACAAGAACATCCTTCATCATGATCTACACGGCCTTCTTGCATCTGGTGGTGGAACTGCAGATAGGTGCATAAGATTTTGGAATACGACCACAAATACACACTTGAGTTCCATGGATACAGGGAGTCAG GTCTGTAATCTTGTGTGGTCAAAGAATGTGAATGAGCTTGTTAGCACACACGGATACTCCCAGAATCAGATAATAGtgtggcggtatccaacgatgtCAAAG CTTGCCACGTTGACAGGACATACATTCAGAGTATTATATTTAGCCATCTCCCCTGATGGACAG ACAATTGTTACTGGTGCTGGTGACGAGACGCTCCGGTTTTGGAACGTGTTTCCGTCTCCCAAGTCCCAG AGTTCTGACAGCTTAAGTAGCATTGGAGCGACATCATTTGTTAGGAGCTACATCCGGTGA